One Synechocystis sp. LKSZ1 genomic window, ATAACCCAATAATCGAAAAGACTAACCCTAATCGCCAGCCATTTCCCGGAGTTTGCAGGGCCGGAGGATGAAAAAGACGCAAACGAGCAATCAAAACTCCAAACCCCATTAAGGCCACTGCGCTTCGCATCCAGGCTAGATAGGTTCGCTCGTTGGCCAGGTGGTCACGCACTCGAGACGAGTTACGGCGCTTAGGTTTTTCGAGTTCCTGGGCATCTTGACCTAGGGTTTTTGGGGGATTTTTAGAGGCCATATTTTTGAACAATAAAAACATAAAATCTCCTAATAGTAGTGGTTGTTAACGGGGGATGAGCAGAGCATAACTCCGGTTTTCCCAGACAATAAAACAGCCCAGAGCAATTAAAACAAAGGGCACAATTCGTTTCCCTCGATGGGTCAGTATTTTAGCGATCAGGGTATGGCGCGTTAGCCAGTAGGCAACTGCACACCACAGGCCGACGAGAGAGAAGAAAAGACTCAGTACGATTAGTAAACCCGGCCCATTAAGACTGGCAAAGAAGGGCACGTAAATACCGATATTGTCCCCACCATTGGCAAAGGTAATCGTTGCCACACTATAGGTAAACGGGGTTAATTTATGTTTGAGAAAACCGGTGGAGGAATTAGGCGTGACGGTGTGTAGTTCGGAAACGGTTTCAACCTCCAGGCCCTGCCAGAGTTGTTTAGCGCCAATGGCAATGGGCAGAAACCCCAGGAGTCCAATCCACGCCT contains:
- a CDS encoding DUF202 domain-containing protein, coding for MFLLFKNMASKNPPKTLGQDAQELEKPKRRNSSRVRDHLANERTYLAWMRSAVALMGFGVLIARLRLFHPPALQTPGNGWRLGLVFSIIGLLTVLLSTQHYFAVRHDIDEDTYEPADRWVILFSLAILLLGSGVVYYFFTAPLSPLSSFVFE
- a CDS encoding cadmium resistance transporter, which codes for MDWLLQITLTAISSFAATNIDDILILMFLFSQVKANPKLHIHQLIIGQYLGFSLIILLSLPGFIGGLVIPKAWIGLLGFLPIAIGAKQLWQGLEVETVSELHTVTPNSSTGFLKHKLTPFTYSVATITFANGGDNIGIYVPFFASLNGPGLLIVLSLFFSLVGLWCAVAYWLTRHTLIAKILTHRGKRIVPFVLIALGCFIVWENRSYALLIPR